From the genome of Candidatus Abyssobacteria bacterium SURF_5, one region includes:
- a CDS encoding transketolase family protein, whose protein sequence is MAEGFTYNIETIDMLTQAEVYGKMLVEMGHRNKNIVVLTADLMRSNKTGEFFRAFPERSFNVGIAEQNLFGVAAGLARAGKIPFVSTFAAFASMRACEQVRTDIAYNYLPVKIVATHSGLSMGTGGPTHFATEDIAIMRSFANMTVIVPADAIETARAVSASLEWPGPVYMRIGRGLEPAAYENDRYDFQVGKSVLMRDGSDVTVISCGMAVLAAIETSRSLEQEGLSVRVVNMHTIKPIDRDAIVKAARETRYIITAEEHNIIGGLGSAVAEVLAEEGLPVKLKRLGIPDEYSEIGYPEFLYNRYNLDPPSMSAAINRLREQKAF, encoded by the coding sequence ATGGCCGAAGGTTTTACGTATAATATTGAAACAATCGATATGCTCACCCAGGCCGAAGTCTACGGCAAAATGCTGGTAGAAATGGGCCACCGGAACAAGAATATCGTTGTGCTGACCGCCGACCTCATGCGTTCCAACAAGACCGGGGAATTCTTCCGTGCCTTCCCGGAGCGGTCGTTCAACGTCGGCATTGCCGAACAGAACTTGTTCGGCGTTGCAGCCGGACTTGCCCGGGCCGGGAAAATCCCGTTTGTGAGCACCTTTGCAGCCTTCGCGTCAATGCGCGCCTGCGAACAGGTGAGGACGGATATCGCGTATAATTACCTGCCGGTAAAGATTGTGGCGACTCATTCCGGACTGAGCATGGGCACGGGCGGACCAACACATTTCGCGACAGAGGACATCGCAATCATGCGTTCATTTGCGAATATGACCGTAATCGTCCCGGCCGATGCAATCGAGACGGCTCGCGCCGTCTCGGCCAGTCTCGAATGGCCCGGACCGGTTTACATGCGCATTGGGCGGGGTCTGGAGCCGGCGGCCTATGAGAATGACCGGTATGATTTTCAAGTCGGCAAGTCGGTGCTTATGCGGGATGGATCTGACGTTACCGTCATTTCGTGCGGTATGGCCGTTTTGGCGGCAATTGAAACGAGTCGCTCTCTCGAACAGGAAGGACTCAGCGTCCGCGTCGTCAATATGCATACAATAAAACCGATCGACCGGGATGCCATTGTCAAGGCCGCGCGCGAAACGCGCTATATCATTACCGCCGAGGAACACAACATAATCGGCGGTCTCGGAAGCGCCGTTGCGGAAGTTCTTGCGGAGGAAGGACTCCCTGTAAAACTCAAGAGGCTGGGGATTCCTGACGAATATTCGGAAATCGGCTACCCCGAGTTCTTATACAATCGTTACAACCTCGATCCGCCCAGCATGTCGGCGGCAATCAATCGGCTTCGGGAACAAAAAGCCTTCTAA
- a CDS encoding transketolase: MGGISLAQTTTKHLTDRKELEKFLKRKVADAQKKVLELARIAMGGHLGGGLSMIDVTVALYHHVMNIDPANPAWPHRDRFILSKGHGAIALDAILAQVGYFPEDKLETFNKLDSPFGMHTNAHSTPGIEHSTGSLGHGLSVAVGMALGARLDRADWRVFCLLGDGELQEGSVWEAFMSGSHYKLGNLIAVIDRNGFSLDGRTEEVMALEPLAEKLRAFQWNVLEVGGHDMAQLLNIFNELPPPSSETPTAIIANTEKGHGVSFMVNNAKWHYGAIDSDLEAQAIKEIDASVAEA; this comes from the coding sequence ATGGGAGGAATCTCTTTGGCACAGACCACCACGAAACATCTGACCGACCGAAAAGAACTCGAGAAGTTCTTGAAAAGGAAAGTGGCGGATGCGCAAAAAAAAGTACTAGAACTTGCACGGATAGCGATGGGTGGACATTTGGGCGGAGGCCTGTCCATGATCGATGTTACCGTTGCACTCTATCACCATGTCATGAATATCGATCCCGCAAATCCGGCTTGGCCCCACCGCGACCGCTTCATTCTGAGCAAAGGGCACGGCGCCATCGCACTCGATGCCATTCTCGCCCAAGTCGGTTACTTTCCCGAAGATAAACTGGAGACCTTTAACAAGCTGGACAGCCCCTTCGGCATGCACACCAATGCGCATTCCACCCCGGGCATCGAGCATTCGACGGGCTCTCTCGGGCATGGCCTCTCGGTGGCCGTCGGCATGGCGCTTGGCGCCCGCCTGGATCGGGCCGATTGGCGCGTCTTCTGCCTTCTCGGCGATGGCGAGTTACAGGAGGGTAGCGTGTGGGAAGCTTTCATGAGCGGCAGTCATTATAAGCTCGGAAACCTGATTGCCGTCATTGATCGAAACGGTTTTTCACTCGATGGGCGGACCGAGGAGGTCATGGCGCTCGAGCCGCTGGCCGAAAAATTGCGCGCCTTTCAATGGAACGTGCTCGAGGTGGGCGGACACGACATGGCGCAACTGCTGAACATTTTCAACGAGCTCCCGCCGCCCTCAAGCGAAACTCCGACGGCCATTATTGCCAATACCGAGAAGGGGCACGGTGTCTCATTCATGGTGAACAATGCAAAATGGCACTATGGCGCCATCGATAGCGATCTGGAAGCGCAAGCCATTAAGGAAATCGATGCGAGCGTTGCGGAGGCATAG
- the ald gene encoding alanine dehydrogenase, translating to MIIGVPKEIKTDENRVAITPSGVSAFVGNGHQVLIERDAGLGSAIADQAYMKAGARMCDDAKDVWERADMIIKVKEPLGPEFSLMREGQILFTYLHLAADRALTENLMEKKVVAIAYETIQLDDGSLPLLTPMSEVAGRLSIQMGAYCLEAKNGGSGILLPGVSGVPPAKVVVAGAGIAGTNACFVAVGIGARVSILDINPARLRYIHDVTQGHVSTLMSNPANLEEEVVNADLVIGAVLIPGWRAPKLITREMLKHMRKGSALVDIAIDQGGCCESSHPTTHRNPTYIEEGVVHYCVANMPGAVPRTSTYALTNATLLYGLEIANKGWERAVDENHVLKKGVNVAYGQVTHCGVAEAFGLACTSV from the coding sequence ATGATTATTGGAGTTCCGAAGGAAATCAAGACCGACGAAAATCGAGTGGCAATTACCCCATCGGGCGTTTCTGCGTTTGTGGGCAATGGACATCAGGTGTTGATTGAAAGAGACGCGGGGCTAGGAAGCGCTATTGCGGATCAGGCTTACATGAAGGCCGGCGCCCGCATGTGTGACGATGCCAAGGATGTGTGGGAACGGGCGGATATGATTATCAAGGTCAAAGAGCCGCTCGGCCCGGAATTCTCTTTGATGCGGGAAGGGCAAATCTTATTTACATATCTTCATCTGGCGGCCGACCGAGCCCTCACGGAAAATTTGATGGAGAAGAAAGTCGTGGCCATAGCCTACGAGACGATCCAGCTCGATGACGGGTCGCTTCCACTGCTCACGCCAATGAGTGAGGTGGCCGGAAGACTCTCCATCCAGATGGGAGCATATTGCCTTGAGGCAAAAAACGGAGGCAGCGGCATTTTGCTTCCGGGCGTTTCGGGAGTTCCGCCCGCGAAGGTCGTTGTTGCGGGCGCCGGCATAGCCGGCACGAACGCCTGTTTTGTCGCGGTCGGAATTGGAGCGCGAGTGAGTATCCTGGATATCAATCCGGCGCGCTTGAGATACATTCATGACGTCACGCAGGGGCATGTTTCAACGTTGATGTCGAATCCGGCCAATCTCGAGGAGGAAGTCGTTAATGCGGACCTTGTTATCGGAGCTGTCCTGATTCCCGGTTGGCGCGCGCCCAAATTAATTACTCGTGAAATGCTCAAGCACATGAGGAAAGGCTCGGCATTGGTCGACATCGCAATTGACCAGGGCGGTTGCTGTGAGAGCTCGCATCCCACTACGCATAGAAACCCGACTTATATAGAAGAAGGTGTCGTTCACTATTGTGTCGCAAATATGCCGGGCGCAGTTCCGAGGACTTCGACCTATGCGTTGACGAACGCGACATTGCTCTACGGCCTGGAGATCGCTAACAAGGGCTGGGAGCGCGCGGTGGATGAAAATCACGTTCTTAAGAAGGGCGTGAACGTTGCATACGGGCAGGTTACCCACTGTGGTGTCGCAGAAGCCTTTGGATTGGCTTGTACCTCCGTCTAA
- a CDS encoding TetR/AcrR family transcriptional regulator — translation MAKDALQKIDAKKRDRIFRNAAAEFARCGYHKANVNVIAQRAGIGKGSIYLYFADKLDLYYSTFREAVRIQEKLFDSIEGMALDPLVKIEKLFDESLKIFPQYRGMFKMYFDLSTSGDERSLVDLAQLLEKRSARFFTAILKNGIREGRIRKDLPLRYAAYVLDCIYSTFFSSLACSYQGERFRVFTRQELSQNGDNIKQHVNQILNVLGTGINAPGDTRGNHSSR, via the coding sequence ATGGCCAAGGATGCACTTCAAAAAATTGATGCGAAAAAACGCGACCGCATTTTTCGAAATGCCGCCGCCGAATTCGCCCGTTGCGGCTATCACAAAGCCAACGTCAATGTTATCGCACAGCGGGCCGGCATCGGAAAGGGGTCGATCTATCTTTACTTCGCAGACAAACTCGACCTCTATTACTCGACTTTTAGAGAAGCCGTCAGGATCCAGGAAAAGCTGTTCGATTCCATCGAAGGTATGGCGTTGGACCCGCTTGTAAAAATAGAGAAACTTTTTGACGAAAGCCTCAAGATATTCCCGCAGTATCGGGGCATGTTCAAGATGTATTTTGATTTGAGTACGTCAGGCGATGAGCGGTCGCTTGTCGATTTGGCGCAGCTTTTGGAGAAGCGATCGGCCCGATTTTTTACTGCGATTCTGAAAAACGGCATCCGTGAGGGGCGCATTCGAAAGGATCTCCCCCTTCGTTATGCCGCCTACGTTTTGGATTGTATCTATTCCACTTTTTTCTCGAGTTTGGCGTGTTCCTATCAGGGAGAACGCTTTCGCGTATTTACGCGCCAGGAACTCTCACAGAATGGCGACAATATCAAGCAGCATGTGAATCAGATCCTTAACGTTCTCGGAACGGGCATTAATGCGCCCGGCGACACAAGAGGGAACCACTCCAGCCGGTAA
- a CDS encoding pyridoxamine 5'-phosphate oxidase: MGKLNAQIKEFLSQERLAYVATSNNEGFPNVVPKGSLGVLNDDQLVFADLYSQKTKRNLLQNPRVAIAVVNPPAYEGYQFKGVAQIVDSGPVFEKALELVDSVRMDRTKVKYAVVITIEEVYDLSPGPESGKRIA; encoded by the coding sequence ATGGGAAAATTGAACGCACAAATCAAGGAATTCCTGAGCCAGGAGCGATTGGCCTATGTGGCAACAAGCAACAATGAAGGATTCCCGAATGTTGTGCCAAAAGGATCGCTTGGCGTGCTCAACGATGACCAACTGGTGTTTGCGGACCTCTATTCGCAAAAGACGAAACGAAACCTCCTGCAGAATCCTCGCGTAGCCATTGCGGTGGTTAATCCGCCGGCATATGAAGGATACCAATTCAAGGGGGTCGCCCAGATAGTGGATTCCGGGCCCGTGTTTGAGAAGGCACTCGAACTTGTCGATTCGGTCCGAATGGATCGAACAAAGGTAAAATATGCCGTCGTCATCACTATCGAGGAGGTGTATGATCTTTCACCCGGTCCGGAATCCGGGAAGAGGATAGCGTGA
- the trxA gene encoding thioredoxin produces the protein MTQYIKCSSCGSINRASDRKGKKAVCGKCKTTLDFSGATSDQPIPVTDATFDHEVLIARIPVLVDFFATWCGACRSLEPSLDAMALRYKGKVKVAKIDVGQNPQYANRYQIKATPTLIVFQAGQLVEKVEGALPEQALERLLQKYAA, from the coding sequence GTGACACAGTACATTAAGTGCTCTTCCTGCGGCTCGATAAATCGAGCCAGTGACAGAAAAGGGAAGAAAGCCGTTTGCGGAAAATGCAAGACCACGTTAGACTTCTCCGGCGCAACATCCGACCAGCCGATTCCAGTCACGGACGCGACTTTCGATCATGAAGTGCTTATCGCACGAATTCCGGTATTAGTGGATTTCTTCGCCACTTGGTGTGGCGCCTGCAGGTCGCTCGAACCATCATTGGACGCCATGGCTTTACGCTATAAGGGAAAAGTCAAGGTCGCCAAGATCGACGTTGGTCAAAATCCGCAATATGCGAATAGATATCAGATCAAGGCTACTCCCACTCTGATTGTCTTTCAGGCAGGACAGCTCGTTGAGAAGGTTGAAGGAGCACTGCCGGAACAGGCCCTTGAGCGCCTGTTACAAAAATATGCCGCCTGA